One Mycolicibacterium crocinum DNA window includes the following coding sequences:
- a CDS encoding FadR/GntR family transcriptional regulator gives MSEPTIQFRRLAEQVADQLRRRILLGELADGSILPKEDELLREFPVSKPSLREAMRILEAEGLLRVRRGKLGGAVVRRPNAANVAYTIGLVLGSQDVSLADVGGALRQMEPACAALCAERTDRDHAVVPALRELHAEAVDAADDFQRAISASRRYHEALVALCGNQTMIMLAGALETLWSAHEQGWSTQVSDDGVVPVTERLAVLEDHRRVIDAIEAGDARLAHDLAAAHLITAQHYPGSAGNVDPTMVRQRDH, from the coding sequence GTGTCAGAACCGACGATTCAATTCCGCCGCCTCGCCGAGCAGGTTGCCGATCAACTGCGCCGGCGAATTCTGTTGGGCGAATTGGCCGACGGCAGCATCCTTCCGAAAGAGGACGAGCTGCTGCGCGAGTTCCCGGTGAGCAAGCCCTCGCTGCGCGAAGCCATGCGCATCCTGGAAGCCGAAGGACTCCTGCGGGTGCGCCGCGGCAAGCTCGGCGGCGCGGTGGTGCGCCGGCCCAACGCCGCGAACGTCGCCTACACGATCGGCTTGGTTCTGGGATCGCAGGACGTGAGCCTGGCCGACGTGGGCGGGGCACTACGGCAGATGGAGCCGGCGTGCGCGGCGCTGTGCGCCGAGCGGACCGACCGGGACCACGCCGTCGTGCCGGCCCTACGCGAACTGCATGCCGAAGCCGTCGACGCCGCCGATGACTTCCAACGGGCGATCTCGGCGAGCCGGCGCTACCACGAGGCGCTGGTCGCGCTGTGCGGCAACCAGACCATGATCATGCTCGCCGGAGCGCTGGAGACCCTGTGGTCAGCGCACGAACAGGGCTGGTCGACGCAGGTCAGCGACGACGGCGTCGTCCCCGTCACCGAGCGGCTGGCAGTCCTGGAGGACCACCGTCGGGTGATCGACGCCATCGAGGCCGGCGATGCGCGCCTGGCCCACGACCTCGCCGCCGCGCACCTGATCACCGCACAGCACTACCCCGGTTCGGCCGGAAACGTCGACCCCACCATGGTCCGGCAGCGAGACCATTGA
- a CDS encoding class I adenylate-forming enzyme family protein, whose translation MAVDAAVTTSAEAAHYRAAGWWTDTTLSDCVGRNASATPDKTAYVDFNLDPPDRALTWSEFDNAATNLAVRLQRLGVRPSDRVSVWHGDSIAIHVLLVAIERCGAVSVGLGARAGVREAAQILRTAQPSLLVSDEDRAPQAAQAAAEAAVPAVVLGAGDLTIDTAPGSMSGLSPVGPDDPFLINSTSGTTGLPKCVVHNQNRWHYFHQKAVANGELTADDVFLPVIPTPFGFGIWTSHTTPIYLGATTVRIERFDAAATCAAIERHRATVLCCVSTQLMMILANDASHERDLSSLRVVFTGGEPLPYTQAAQFEELTGVTILQFYGSNETGMLSATTVDDSLHHRLRTAGRIVPEMQVRLFDGDDDVTESGRGQPVCRGPALSLGYLGGTDHDKLYTKDGWMRMGDICDLDDDGYLVLAGRTSDFILRGGKNISAVAVEEVVASHPAIAVAAAVAMPDPLFGERVCVFAELKNPGDTLELADLVEHLLRQGVSKELLPERLEVLDELPRSSGGKIAKGQLRETIHSILERS comes from the coding sequence ATGGCTGTCGACGCTGCCGTCACGACCAGCGCCGAAGCGGCGCACTACCGGGCCGCCGGCTGGTGGACCGACACGACTCTGTCCGACTGCGTCGGCCGCAACGCCTCCGCCACGCCAGACAAGACCGCCTATGTCGACTTCAACCTGGACCCGCCCGACCGGGCACTCACCTGGTCGGAGTTCGACAACGCCGCCACCAACCTGGCGGTGCGGCTGCAACGACTGGGCGTACGCCCGAGCGACCGGGTGTCGGTCTGGCACGGCGACAGCATTGCCATCCACGTCTTACTGGTGGCGATCGAGCGCTGTGGTGCGGTGAGCGTCGGCCTCGGAGCGCGTGCCGGTGTGCGGGAGGCCGCACAGATCTTGCGGACCGCCCAACCCTCGCTTCTGGTCAGCGACGAGGACCGCGCCCCTCAGGCCGCTCAAGCGGCAGCCGAGGCTGCGGTGCCGGCAGTGGTTCTCGGCGCCGGCGATCTCACCATCGACACCGCGCCGGGCTCGATGTCCGGACTGTCACCGGTGGGCCCCGACGACCCGTTCTTGATCAACTCGACATCGGGTACCACAGGCCTGCCGAAATGCGTTGTGCACAACCAAAATCGATGGCATTACTTTCACCAGAAGGCCGTCGCCAACGGTGAACTGACCGCCGACGACGTCTTCCTGCCGGTGATCCCCACCCCCTTCGGCTTCGGGATCTGGACCTCGCACACCACCCCGATCTACCTCGGGGCGACGACCGTACGCATCGAACGGTTCGACGCCGCCGCGACGTGCGCCGCCATCGAACGCCACCGCGCAACGGTGTTGTGCTGCGTGAGTACGCAATTGATGATGATCCTTGCCAACGACGCCTCGCACGAGCGCGACCTGTCCAGCCTGCGCGTGGTGTTCACCGGCGGCGAGCCGCTGCCGTACACGCAGGCCGCGCAGTTCGAGGAGCTGACCGGGGTCACGATCCTGCAGTTCTACGGGTCCAACGAGACCGGCATGCTCAGCGCCACCACCGTCGACGACTCGCTGCACCACCGGCTGCGGACCGCCGGTCGCATTGTTCCCGAGATGCAGGTCCGGCTGTTCGACGGCGACGACGACGTCACGGAATCCGGTCGCGGACAGCCGGTTTGCCGCGGCCCGGCCCTCAGCCTCGGGTATCTCGGCGGCACCGACCACGACAAGCTGTACACCAAGGACGGTTGGATGCGGATGGGTGACATCTGCGACCTGGACGACGACGGCTACCTGGTGCTGGCGGGACGAACGTCGGACTTCATTCTGCGCGGCGGCAAGAACATCAGCGCCGTCGCGGTCGAGGAGGTCGTGGCGAGTCACCCCGCCATCGCTGTCGCCGCCGCGGTGGCCATGCCGGATCCCCTGTTCGGTGAGCGGGTGTGCGTGTTCGCCGAACTCAAAAACCCCGGCGACACCCTGGAACTGGCCGACCTGGTCGAACACCTGCTGCGGCAGGGCGTCTCCAAGGAACTGCTGCCCGAACGGCTCGAGGTGCTCGACGAGCTGCCGCGGTCCTCCGGGGGCAAGATCGCCAAAGGCCAACTCCGGGAAACCATCCACTCGATACTGGAGCGATCATGA
- a CDS encoding amidohydrolase family protein, protein MASIEELQSNLNFTTAKTGADRTVTFLPEPERAERFYTVISVDDHIVEPPDTFEGRVPSKFADRAPRVVDTDDGGQTWMYDGQSLPNVGFNAVVGRPVSEYGFEPARFDEMRRGAWDIHARVKDMDVNGVYASLNFPSFLPGFAGQRLQQVTTDRDLAMASVRAWNDWHIEAWAGAYPHRIIPCQLPWLLDPEVGARMIYENAERGFHAVTFSENPALLGLPTIHSGYWEPMMAACADTGTVVNLHIGSSGTSPSTTDDAPPDVAGVLFFAYAISAAVDWLYSGVCTRYPDLRICLSEGGIGWVAGLLDRLDHMLSYHEMYGTWKALGETLTPAEVFTRNFRFCAVEDQSSFIQYDRIGADNILLEADYPHCDSTWPHTQRTIREQISGLPDDIIRKVTWENASRLYQHPVPAAVQQDPNAF, encoded by the coding sequence ATGGCTTCCATCGAAGAGCTGCAGTCGAATCTGAACTTCACCACCGCCAAGACCGGCGCCGACCGAACCGTCACGTTCCTGCCGGAACCTGAACGCGCCGAACGCTTTTACACGGTCATCTCCGTCGACGATCACATCGTCGAGCCGCCGGACACCTTCGAGGGCCGGGTGCCGAGCAAGTTCGCCGACCGGGCACCGCGGGTGGTCGACACCGACGACGGGGGGCAGACCTGGATGTACGACGGTCAGTCGCTGCCCAACGTCGGGTTCAACGCCGTCGTCGGGCGGCCGGTGTCGGAGTACGGCTTCGAGCCGGCCCGGTTCGACGAAATGCGCCGCGGCGCCTGGGATATCCACGCCCGGGTCAAGGACATGGACGTCAACGGCGTCTACGCGTCGCTGAACTTCCCGTCGTTCCTGCCCGGATTCGCCGGTCAGCGGCTACAGCAGGTGACCACCGACCGAGACCTGGCGATGGCGTCGGTGCGGGCCTGGAATGACTGGCACATCGAGGCGTGGGCCGGCGCGTATCCCCACCGGATCATCCCCTGCCAGCTGCCCTGGCTGCTCGATCCCGAGGTCGGGGCGAGAATGATCTACGAGAATGCCGAACGCGGTTTCCACGCGGTGACTTTCAGCGAAAACCCGGCGCTGCTGGGGCTGCCCACCATCCACTCCGGCTACTGGGAGCCGATGATGGCGGCCTGCGCGGACACCGGCACCGTGGTCAATCTGCACATCGGCTCATCGGGCACCTCGCCGTCGACGACCGATGACGCCCCGCCCGACGTGGCCGGCGTGCTGTTCTTCGCCTACGCGATCAGCGCGGCCGTCGACTGGCTGTACTCAGGCGTGTGCACCCGCTATCCGGATCTGCGAATCTGCCTGTCCGAGGGTGGAATCGGCTGGGTGGCAGGACTGCTGGACCGCCTCGACCACATGCTGAGCTACCACGAAATGTACGGCACGTGGAAGGCCCTCGGCGAGACGCTGACCCCCGCGGAGGTGTTCACCCGCAACTTCCGATTCTGCGCGGTCGAAGACCAGTCGTCGTTCATCCAGTACGACCGGATCGGCGCGGACAATATCCTGCTCGAGGCCGACTACCCGCACTGCGACTCGACGTGGCCGCACACCCAGCGCACCATTCGTGAGCAGATCAGCGGACTCCCCGACGACATCATCCGCAAGGTCACATGGGAGAACGCCTCACGGCTCTACCAGCATCCGGTACCGGCGGCGGTGCAGCAGGATCCGAACGCGTTCTGA
- a CDS encoding class II aldolase/adducin family protein, which translates to MSTSEVRRGGLGVWAPSKTPPIGVDLTDEQKMAIAFRHLADIGFAENMAGHITWQPEGQTDMYVNPWGLWWQELTASDICVVDEDAHVIRGRWDVTPAIHIHTEIHRRRPDARVVIHNHPYYVSLIAALGMLPELVHQTGALFLDDMYLVEKYDGEIDTPWRAAELAGQIGSANLVILANHGVITTGHDLPAAVYRAVSIERVCRLAYDVLVSGRTPSKMNHGDLVGMQASLIERAADVYWAGAARMTIKADRGVLD; encoded by the coding sequence ATGAGCACATCGGAAGTGCGCCGGGGCGGCCTGGGAGTATGGGCCCCGTCGAAGACGCCGCCCATCGGCGTCGACCTCACCGACGAGCAGAAGATGGCGATCGCGTTCCGCCACCTCGCCGACATCGGTTTCGCGGAGAACATGGCCGGCCACATCACCTGGCAGCCCGAGGGTCAGACCGACATGTACGTCAACCCATGGGGCCTGTGGTGGCAGGAGCTGACCGCCTCCGACATCTGCGTGGTCGACGAGGACGCACATGTCATTCGCGGCCGCTGGGATGTCACGCCGGCCATCCACATCCACACCGAAATACACCGGCGCCGCCCCGATGCCAGGGTGGTGATCCACAACCATCCCTACTACGTCAGCCTCATCGCGGCGCTGGGAATGCTCCCCGAGCTCGTCCACCAGACCGGGGCATTGTTCCTCGACGACATGTATCTGGTCGAGAAATACGATGGCGAGATCGACACTCCTTGGCGCGCAGCCGAACTGGCTGGCCAGATCGGCTCGGCCAATCTGGTGATACTGGCCAACCACGGCGTCATCACGACCGGACACGACCTGCCGGCCGCGGTGTACCGGGCGGTGTCCATCGAACGGGTGTGCCGCTTGGCCTACGACGTGCTGGTCAGCGGGCGCACGCCGTCGAAGATGAACCACGGCGACCTGGTCGGCATGCAGGCCTCGTTGATCGAACGCGCCGCCGACGTGTACTGGGCGGGTGCGGCGCGCATGACCATCAAGGCCGACCGCGGCGTACTGGACTGA
- a CDS encoding D-2-hydroxyacid dehydrogenase family protein, translating to MTSDTGRVKVAILDDYQNVALEMADWSAVSGRADVTVFNDHVSDPDELVDRLAPFDVVFVMRERTPLPRSIIERLPKLKMIASTGPFNASIDMAAAEDHGIHVGTTGGTVASTVELTWALILAGARNLVAEARSVRDGGWQTSVGRELSGRVLGVLGLGRIGARVARIGEAFGMEVIAWSQNLTPEAAAEAGASYVGKDELFSRSDVLTIHMKLSERSTGLVGAAELALMKPTALLVNTSRGPIVDEAALVQALKSTTLQAALDVFDTEPLPPEHPLRNLDTVIATPHIGYVADRPYRIFFRDAVAAIAEWLDRR from the coding sequence ATGACCAGTGACACCGGCCGCGTAAAGGTGGCAATCCTCGACGACTACCAGAATGTGGCGTTGGAGATGGCCGACTGGTCGGCGGTGTCCGGCCGCGCCGACGTCACTGTCTTCAACGACCATGTATCCGACCCGGACGAACTCGTCGATCGTCTGGCGCCCTTCGATGTCGTGTTCGTGATGCGGGAGCGAACCCCGTTGCCGCGCAGCATCATCGAGCGTCTGCCGAAGCTTAAGATGATCGCCTCCACCGGGCCGTTCAACGCCTCCATCGACATGGCGGCCGCCGAGGATCACGGCATCCACGTGGGGACCACTGGGGGAACCGTGGCGTCGACGGTCGAACTGACGTGGGCCCTGATCCTCGCCGGCGCCCGCAATCTCGTCGCGGAGGCACGCTCGGTGCGCGACGGCGGCTGGCAGACGTCGGTGGGCCGAGAACTGTCCGGCCGGGTGCTCGGCGTGCTCGGGCTGGGCCGCATCGGTGCCCGGGTGGCGCGCATCGGTGAGGCATTCGGCATGGAGGTGATCGCCTGGAGTCAGAACCTGACACCGGAGGCGGCTGCCGAGGCCGGCGCATCGTACGTCGGAAAGGACGAGCTGTTCAGCCGATCCGACGTGCTGACCATTCACATGAAGCTCAGTGAGCGTTCCACCGGTCTGGTCGGCGCGGCCGAGTTGGCGCTGATGAAGCCAACGGCGTTGCTGGTCAACACCTCTCGCGGTCCCATCGTCGACGAGGCGGCATTGGTTCAGGCCCTGAAGTCCACCACCCTGCAGGCCGCGCTCGACGTGTTCGACACCGAGCCGCTGCCGCCGGAGCATCCGCTGCGCAATCTCGACACCGTGATCGCCACCCCGCACATCGGTTACGTCGCCGACCGTCCGTACCGCATCTTCTTCCGCGATGCGGTTGCCGCTATCGCCGAGTGGCTCGACCGCCGCTGA